A stretch of DNA from Primulina eburnea isolate SZY01 unplaced genomic scaffold, ASM2296580v1 ctg962_ERROPOS2771506, whole genome shotgun sequence:
agtttattgttatgcctttcagtttgacgaatgcgccagcggtttttatgagtttgatgaaccgaatttttcagagatatttagatgattttgtgattgtattcattgatgatatcttggtgtattcgaaaaatttgattgagcatgcagatcatctaagaattgtattgaaaactttgagaaaagagcagttgtatgccaaactgtccaagtgtgaattctggttgcgacaggttgtcttcttggggcatattatatctggagagggtattgcggtagatccgagtaaagttgaggctgtgatcagttggccgagaccgacttctgtgccggaaatacgcagtttcatgggtctagccgggtattatcgtcgttttatccgagatttctccagtatagcgaagcctatcactcagttgacacagaagaacatgccttTTGTAtagtccgaagattgtgaagccagttttgtagagctgaagaagaggctgactagtgcgcctgtcttgacgattccttcaggtacaggtgagttcgttgtatattgtgacgcatctcatagagggctaggatgtgttcttatgcagcgagggcacgtgatagcatacgcctctagacagttgaagccgcacgagactcgttacccgattcatgatcttgaattggcggcgattgtctttgcactcaagatctggcgtcattatctgtatggcgagaaatttgagatttattctgatcataagagcctgaagtatctcttttctcagtcagagttgaacatgaggcagcgacgatggcttgatctgctgaaagattttgattgcgagatcaagtactatccagggaagttgaatgcagcggcagacgccttgagtcgaaatgtatgtgctctttccatatcgacagtaggtgtatcgaatttagtagaggattgttgtttgtctggattgacatttgatacagagaatagaccgttgcgacttgctgcgattcagattgagccaaatctgattttgaggatcaaagaagcgcagagaaccgatccgagcgttcagaaatcgattgatatggtcagagctggtcatatatcagagtatcaggttagagattctgttctgtatgtgaataaccgcttagtagtgccagagatttcagatttgaaacgacagatcatgtcagaggcacaccgtagtcggtttagcattcatcctggtggcaggaagatgtacaatgacttgaagacgcaattctggtggaagcagatgaagacagatattgcagaatttgtgtctaaatgtttgaattgccagcaggtgaaggcagaaagaaagaagcccggaggtttacttcagagtttgtctgttcctgaatggaaatgggatcacatttccatggatttcgtgacgaagttacctcgatcttcgcggggctgtgacgcgatttgggttgtgatagacagactgaccaaatcagcgtgctttattccgtacagaatgagctatcgacacgatcagatggcagagttgtatgtcagagaggtcgtcaaattgcacggtgtgccgaagtcgatcgtatcagatcgtgatccacgattcacttctcatttttggcacagcctgcagcaggctttgggtacgactttacacctgagcactgcttatcatcctcagacggacggacagtcagagtggactatccagactttagaggacatgctgagagctgtagtactagactttggtactagttggcaagattcattgccgttgtgtgagttttcatacaacaacagctatcagactagcattgagatggcaccgttcgaagctttatacggaaaaaagtgcagatctccgttatactgggatgatatttctgaggtaccagagttggggcctgatatgattcgtaagatgaccgagaaagtgaagatcattcagaaacgaatgaagacggcacatgaTAGACAAGTGAAATACGTTAATgttagacgcagaccgttggtattcgaacaaggagatagagtgttcttgaagatttcacccttcagaggcgttgtcagatttggcaagtgggggaaattgtctcctagatacgtcggtccgtatgaaatccttgagaagattggcgatcgagcttacagacttgctcttcctccttctttgtctagaatacatgacgtatttcatgtatcgatgttacgcaaatatatgccagatgattctcatgtcattcagcctgacgaaaccgagctagatcagactctgagctatgttgaaagaccgatacagattcttgatcggaaagaaaagaagcttagaacgaagatcattccacttgtgaaggttcagtggagtcgacatggcatagaggaagcgacttgggagacggaagcagatatgcgacagaaacaccccgagttattttgatgatgtaagtatttaccTAACTCTAACATTATTGTCTTTTATACTTGCATTAGTAGAATGGCaggcgatttcgaggacgaaatcatgtttcagagggggagaaatgtaatgcccggaaatgttaaatctatgaaattataattttataagtTAATCGGGACTGATATAGTTATAGACGGACCATCCCGAGATTAGTTGGTTTAAAAATGTGAAGGGCATAATATTGGAACAGAtttagtggcgcccgagcggtagaaaaagcccgcccgagcgccattgttcaacaaaattatgttttgggcagaagcttccgcgcccgagcggtacattttgaccgcccgagcgccaaagtatCATTCGGAAAGTGTtggacagaaactgccgcgcccgagcggtacattcttaccgcccgagcgccgcctgaaatgtGTTAATGTTTTAAGAAGACACGTATGAGatttcatgcaatatatatgagttgagctgtcttcatttctCTTCATTCTTCATCAGCAGAACCGAGAACAAGCTTTCCCTCAAGCTTTTCATATTAGAATTGGTATTGTGAAAGATTTATACCTCCAAATTTAAATCCAAGCATAGATTTGAACTCCTATCTTTGAAGACTACAAGAAGAtgtaagtttcagttattttcagcatgtttcgatatttgtgtgttggaagaattcagatttgagttataatatatgttcttgatattatgagcatcgtagaaacgttaccggattgattttTAGATACCGTATGACGTtgtttcgaaattccagcatgtattatgagagattatgcagattttcagtgttgaaatgattgtgctattgatgttgaattgattgaggttaatcgattattgttatgttgagattgagttatcggtatcgcgagactacgccgttacgccgttgaattacattgaaagcgattacagaattgtacattgagatgtatattgatagagtgcacatttattatgctatttcagatttgtattgactacttggtattcgagacttcgactgcgacaccgactattcgacaagaaaggtataattcatgtggtctcgggattgcacaactcgattcagatttgatacgagtttccctaaatcacatactagattgttattacgtttgattatgtaatgtcttgtttattgatttatattcgagtcctgagataggagatattggcagattggccaaaactagatgtttcggtgtatcgacgcataggagtagatttactctatgtgcagaccctcgatacagagttgacctaagtttaggaataagacgtaccgtcgccccgagtggttgggtaggtgacagaccgtcttattcacaccgggatccctggattagaaatgagtcgagtcaagatttacatgttgaatacagatttgtattctcctacatgtttagatttgcattcatgttacttgatatatgctatgcttttgtacatgattatacattgcatgcatccatgttttatactgggatatgttctcaccggagttatccggctgttgtcgtgtctgtatgtgtgcatggcaacaggtggggcaggatctgggtcacgaggaagatgagagattgttgatagcgtggagatctcgggcgttacAGTTTACTAGTTGTTTGTACTAGATTTATACTGAGACTTCTAAACATTAGTGgatgattgtactaaacagacatgtatgtacgttatgttgtttatttactataaagacatgttatgttttaattatacatttgatttaaaattaaaaagcaaaattttttacccacattttcgaacaaagatccaattaaatcccaaaagaattgagttagagcccgggtccccacaagtaatatgtaataaaatcacatgcaactttaaaatagaacgtacatacttgaacttgaacatgcataCATAAGATTgagcatacgtacatacatacatagacgtgccatcaacataaaacttTTCGTAGACATGCTTActtcatacatacttgagcatacataacatcattttgcgtagaggcgtGTTTCAAAGAAAGTGACCCACACATAAATACGCCTGATCATATTAAAACACAACACTGGGATGACAAGgaagatccactgccacatacatgagatccctgttcataatttaatgggtGGATTGGTtcctggtcatactttaccgctttccaatcctgatctaaacccgttcataatttaacggggtggatcggtccctggtcatactttaccgctttcgAATCCCAAACCTAATtgttcacaagacatttagcatacctaaaaaactcaaaagtattttctttgcacgtcgaacatacttacttggcgttgagggattcgttggatctcgcttggggccactgttgcacatactaacatgaattccaacgcttaacttgcataacttagacgtaggtatttTTGCTCACCACCAAATCAAATAAATAGCTTGTGACATTCTATATTACTCGGGACTTggcctcgtttaatcatcgtactaaaccatgacataaaaccccaaaacaatcACTAAAACCTTTTACCAAAAatggagtacacggaccccgtgcacccCTCTGGGTCCGAGTccgggtccgggtccgtgtaggtactgtatcTTTACTCGACGGAAATAACtcaggcacggaccccgtgtaagggttcGTCTACAGGTCCATGTACCTACTGGGTTTTGACATCTCgaaagaaacaaaggcacggaccgtGTGTCAGGgtcgtgtacaggtccgtgtacccactgtgaaCGCAAACCAACGGAAATTCTTATACTCAAGGCTTATTTCTCCTAACTTGATCACATCGATCGTaaaccaacacctcaagactcatcctaggatgcttttacattgattcaaactcgTACAAACACCCCAAACGTCCCCAAGCAACTTCACATCCCAAACAACACAACACAAGTTTGTGGATATGACATTTGACACAAACCATATTTTTATGACTACTAACCCACTCAAGTGCCTAACGACACGAAACGAATCAACAATAGATATACCTAAACGCAGAAGCGATCACACGTCAATCCCCAACGAaacctgcaacaataaaacttcaagaacacatcaatagcatatattttcagaaaacgcagtttgagaaGTCCAacgaaaacgatcataactcactcatttcttatccaaaaatttcgaatttactgtcaaatcgaaggtatcaaaaagttataagttttatttattgaaatattttCCATAAAAGCGACcaaaaaaatcgcagtatttaaaagaacattaaattttaagttttagaTATAAAAACGTTTCCAAAAATCAACCTAACAAGTTTCTGCACAAAATTGGCATATCACACATggtttttacgcataaaaacatcacaacacataatatgactaaATCGACGCAGGAAAAACAGAATATACATGTCTTTAAATCTTtacgttaccgaaagacgacatCGAAGCGGGAAGGATGCGAGAGACGATCGGGACGAACGTGTCACGATTTTCTTACAACGAAAGTGacgaaaacttgctggaaattgaGAGGGATATGGGCGTCTGCTCTCTCTCTACTAAGAACCcagttttctcttttaaaaattatgaaAGTGAACAACGAAGTATGTGTGTGTTTGTTAGCCGATaacatgtgtgtgtgttagTGGGTGTGTGCATGAGTTAGTGTGATTAGGGAGGTTATTAGTAAGTTAATTggctaattaaaaatattaataacaaataaacccaatacaaaaaaaatttactaaTACCTCCATAAAATACTAGcatcaataaatttaaaataaagcaCACAAGTTattaactttaaaagttttaaaattctaaaaccactaaataaataatttaggctttaaaatgtaaaacttaataaattatttaaaatgcctcatccttaacttaaaataaaataccacgttttaaaattgccaaactcGTCGTCGGTTTCTTTTCCTCGATGCCGCAtcaaataatcgcctgaaacatgaaactcaagaaaatatttttaacgtccatcacataaacataaataaaaataatatagtttCATAAAACATGCATCACTAaagtcattttaaaattaaataaatgatttaacaaataaataaatgcatgaaatttacgtgtactgattttgggctctacagttcctcccccacttatataaatttcgtcctcgaaattaaattttATCGAACAACTCCGAGTAGCAAATTCTCAAATCTGCctcggtctcccaagtggcttccccCACTGATTCATTTAGCCACCGGACCTTGACCAGATTGgtcaccttgttccgaagtctacgctcctgtctgtctaggaattgaacaggtctttcctcatatgacaggtctggagcaagctgcaacggctcataaccCAAAATGTGAGAAGGATTGGCTAGATACTTCCTCaacatcgagacgtggaacacactGTGTACACCGGCCAGATTCGACGGTAGGACTACAcaataagctagtgtcccaactctgtcaagaatctcaaacgaTCCAATAAACGTCGGActgagcttgcctctcttcccgaatctcataacacccttcttGGTTGTTATCTTcacgaaaacgtgatcacctacggcaaactctagatccaTTCTCCTCTTGTCATCATAACTCTTTTGacggctctgggcggtcttcatcctgtctcggatcttgaccaccacatttGCGGTCTACTGAACTATTTCtagaccaagttctgctctttcaccaatttcatcccaatgaatcgacgatctgcacttccttccatgcaatgcctcgtatggagccataccaatagatgattgaaaactgttgttgtaggtaaactcaaCTAGAGGTATCTTTGATTCCCAAATcccatggaaatcgatcatacaggctcgcaataaatcctccaaaatctgaatctccCGCTCAGACtagccatctgtctgagggtgaaaagctgtactgaatagAAACTTTGTCCCCATGTttgcatgcaaactcttccaaaaggacgatgtgaacctcgggtcctagtcggacacaatagaaactgggattcCGTGCATTcagactatctctcggatatagagctccgcatactgggtcatggagaaagtcgtcttcactggcaagaagtgtgccgacatagtaagtcgatccactataacccaaatagcattggaTCCTCTGACTCACCTCGGCAATCCaacaacaaagtccatggtgatattctcccatttccacttggAGGCATCCCTGCTGGCCTCtaatgctctgccttcacctgctgacaagtgagacattcagacacaaatcggcggatgtctctcttcatacctgtcCATCAATACAGAACCTGCAAacccttgtacatcttggtgccacctggatgaatggaatacgaaGATTCATGttcctctgtcagaatatcctctctgatagAATCAACACTTGGCACCCACATCCTTCCTCTGTATTTTACAATACCATCAGACACTATGTAAAGTACATTTCCCTTGgcctcatccttcagtctccatttctgcaactgctcatctgaagactggcCCTTATGGATTTGGTCTAGCAAGGAAGACTGGACTGTAagattagacagcttaggagcTCTGCCATTATGATAAACCTCTAAgccaaatctctgaatctcagactgaagaagTCTCTGTACTGACATCTGAGCTATGATTGCAACTTTtctactcaaggcatctgccacaacgttaGTCTTCCCTgaatggtagctaatttcacaatcaTACTCTTTCACCAACTCTAACCACCATCTATatctcatatttaattctttctgcgtgaagaaatacttgagactcttgtgatcggtgAATATCTGACATTTCAGGTTGTACAACTAATGTCTGCATAATTTTAACGCAAAGACCACGGCAGCTAACTCTAGATCATTgttcgggtagttcttctcatgcaccttcaactttcttgaggcataagctataactcgacCGTGCTGCATCAACACTATGCCTAACCCGAGATTAGATGAATCGATGTATAACACAAAATtaccttgccctgatggcatggctaacactagCGCtgaataagagcttgcttcaaagtatagaagctcttctgacattaaTCACTCCATATGAatttcctgtagtagcctgctaggcctaggaaactacgaatctctgacgcattcttcggctcaacccattccttgactgctgctaccttagctggatccacctcaataccactgctagatattacatgacccaaaaacgctaccttctccaaccaaaattcacacttactgaattttgcaaacaacttgcgattctgcaagacctgcaaaactgtacccaaGTGCTGATTGTGCTCCTGATGACTCTTAGATTAGATAAGAATGTCTTCAATGGATACTATGATAAAATGAGCTtggtagggctgaaatactcaattcatcaagtccataaaaattgttgcagcattcgtcaatccaaatggcatcactaagaactcataatgcccatacctggttctgaaggatgtcttatgaacatctgcatctttcaccttcagctgatggtaccccAATCGAAGATTTATCTTAGAGAACattgtagctccctgcaactgatcaaacaagtccttGATCCTAGGaagtggatatttattcttgatcgttaccttgttcagttctcggtaatcgatacacagcctcatgctccggtctttcttctttacaaagagcactggtgcgccttATCATGAGAAACTAGGGTGGATGAAAtctttgtcgaggagctcctgaatctgctgcttgagctctaacatctcagctggagctaaacaGTACGGTGCCTTCgagattggcacagtgcctGGACTAAGTTCAATGGAAAACTCTACCTccctctggtggaaggcctgtgacgtcatcaggaaaatctctgactactggtaCATCAGTTAATTGTGGAGTGGGTACGTCAAGTGCGGATACaatgctggccaagaaagcctgacaatCCTTGTGCATAAGTCCAcgcgcctgcatgcaagagatcatgcgagggaaacttatccatctggctggctcaaagaGAAATTGCTCCATACCCAAAGTTCTTACTAACACTGATCTTTTCTGGAAATCATTAAGAACTATGTTCTTCGTCAGCTAGTTCattcccagaatgatatcaaattctggcatcgacaacacaatcaaatcggcgtacactaggtggccctgcagctagagatcgatgtctctgaccacactagtagctgataattcttcccctgatgggactgtcactgagtagttcacgtcgagtccaatagaCTTGATGTCCAGGTGAGTAGCGAACGTCTCCTAAATAaaag
This window harbors:
- the LOC140822579 gene encoding uncharacterized protein; translated protein: MRYRWWLELVKEYDCEISYHSGKTNVVADALSRKVAIIAQMSVQRLLQSEIQRFGLEVYHNGRAPKLSNLTVQSSLLDQIHKGQSSDEQLQKWRLKDEAKGNVLYIVSDGIVKYRGRMWVPSVDSIREDILTEEHESSYSIHPGGTKMYKGEGRALEASRDASKWKWENITMDFVVGLP